The DNA sequence AATAACGCCCTCCATGGTATTACCCTTGAAAAATTACTCAATGAGTTGGTAGCTCATTACGGTTGGGAGGAGTTGGGCGCACGTATCAATATACGCTGTTTTACCCACGACCCCAGCATAAAATCCAGCCTTAAGTTTTTGCGAAAAACCCCATGGGCGCGAGAAAAGGTTGAGAGGTTGTATGTGGCATTAAAAGCCAAATCTAGCCCATCAGTGAATCAGGACATCTGGAAGTCCTAATATGAGCGCTGGGCTTTTTCAGTCGCAACCCCTTCAATAGATGCAGAGGGGTCATGGCCATTTTCCCGTCCAGTTGCATTGTCAGTTGTTCATGTGGAATGACTGCACATCACTCCTTCGGGCCTGCTATTACGGTACTGTCTTTTAAATCTATCACTTGTTGTTGTTCTGTCGGGTTAGTAAAGCCCGCATCAATAGAGACAATTTTATTCTCACTGATAACAATAGAGTGATCAGCAAGTACCTTTCCGTTCACAACATCGATTAATTTTCCGGCATGAATTACGTAGTCCGCTGCTAACGCAGAATAGGGCAACAGAAGGACAAATAGGCTAAAAAGAAGTGTTTTCATGGAGAATCTCCGAGCGAATAATCAGGACATCTCTTTATTTAAGGTTGAACAGTTAATTTACATACCTGTTTACAGGTGAGGTAAATTGTCACCTACTTGGAACCAGTCCACATGAGTACCCCAATGTGCATGGCCGCTGGGTTCGCGATCCAGCTTGCCCTCTAAATTGGCCCGTGCAATATGCATTTGTCCCGGCCAACGCTCAGAACGGAAAAATAGTGTAGAGCCGCAGGTGCTGCAAAATCCACGCTGTGAATCGGAAGAAGAGCTATACCAGGTCAGGGTATCGTTGGCGATAAATGTAAGGGTTTTATCTTCTATCCCAACCCAAGTGACAAAAGCCGCACCGTGAGCGCGCTGGCAAAGGGTGCAGTGACAATGGGCGCACCAGATGCTGGGAGTCTGGAATTTGAATTTCACGGCACCGCAAAGACAGGCGCCAGTGATGGTTCCTTCATACATTGGCTGGCTCCTTAACTCTTGGACGAGGTAGTGTAAACAGTCCCTAAGTATAGGAGACTGCGGCCAGGATGGCTGGCCGCGTAGTTTCGTCTTTCGTCTTACCTGAAGATCTCCAATTATTGAAATTTATAACTTTAGTTTTGTCTGTATCAGTGGTGTTTAGGGAGACGCTCCATAAACCAGACTGTCGGCCCACCGTCAGGAAGAGACTCTTTTGCGATAACCCTAAATCCGTGGCGTTGCAGAAAGGGCAGGCTTCGCTCACAGGTATTTTCGGTATAGATTTTTACTCTCTCCCGATCACTGCGTTCTATTACTTCCTGCAGTAGAAGGGAGCCGATGCCGCGGCCTCGGAAATCCGGGCGAACACCTATGGCATGAAGGTAATAGTGGGGTTCATGTGGGTGGTGTTGCTCGAAGGATTTCCTGATACTCAAATAGTGTTTGAAACCCTGATAACCACCAGTTTTCAAAATAGTTAGTGAAAGCCCGAAAAGTTTCACAAGGTTGACTGGCTGTTCAGTTGTCATAGGGGGGAGCCACATGGCCGCTCCCTTACCATCACGGGACATATGCACCAGATCGTATTGCGCGAACAGCTTTTGGTGCATCCAGTAAAAGTAATTCCATACCTCTTTGGGGTCATTCATAACCCATTTCATTACCGGGTCGTTTCGTAATGCTGCGCCGAGAATAGAGGCAACCAGAGGGGCTTCAGTATCCCAGGCAGTGCGGACGGCTCTTGGCAATCTGGATTGACGAAGCTCCGATGGCAAAGGTGCACGTTCGGCTATCACGGTTTGATTGGAGGCGGATTCGAAGTTGGCTTTGAAAAAGGAATTCATAGTAATCACCCTGCTTTCAGTGGAACCAAAATGTTTGTCAGGAATCAAAAAACCACCTAAACTTATTTTGGTGGTTACAAACTAGTGTAAACGAACCTAACTGTCAAAATAATTTATGACGGTTAAGTCAAAAGGAGTTCTCATGTCAGTCAGAGGCATTGATCATTTAAAACTGGTAGGCGGTAATTTGGCGCTGGATTTCACCAATACAGTGCATGACAGGGCGTACGAGAAAGAGAATGACGAGTTACAGAGTTTTGGGTGCCTGGTCGAGTGGACTCAAAAGGCGGGGGCTATCAATGAGAAGACCGCTAACGCATTGAAAAAAATAGAGAAACAGGATCCGCAAGATGCCGAAGAGACTCTGCAGCGGGCCAGGGAGTTCAGGCGCTTGCTCTATAAAGTATTTTTGTCATTTGCCAATGGGGACGACCCAGACCAGCAATGTCTGGACAAGTTACGGGACAGCTGGCTTGATGCCATGAAAAACGCAAGCCTGTCGCATGCAGATTCGGGCTGTTGTTGGGTATTCAATGCCACCCCTGACAGCCTCGATAGCATACTGGCGCCAATTGCATATTCAGCCATACGATTGATTACTGGTCCGGATATCAGGCGCGTCAGGATGTGTGGTGCAAATGACTGTACATGGATGTTTGTCGACAGCAGCAAGAATCGCAGTCGCCGTTGGTGCCAGATGGAGGTGTGTGGAAACCGGGCTAAAGCGAAGCGGCACTATCATAAGAGTTGTTGAGCCGCGTTGCTCTTGTAGTGAGTGAAAGAGATGGAGGGTTATTCCCCCATCTCCTCAAGTTCCGCCCAGCGTTCAATTGCCGTATCCAGTTCTTCCTGTGCCTTGCTCAGGGTGTCCAGTATTGGTTGGGTCTGGTCGAGGGGCAGGCTGTAAAACTCAGGGTTGGAAGTCTGTGCGGTCAACTCTTCCACACGCGATTCCAGTGCCTCGATTTTGGCTGGTAATTGGTCCAGTTCGAGTTGGTATTTGTAAGACAGTTTTTTCTTTTTCGGTGCTGGTTGCGCAGCAGGTTTTAACTCGGCTTTTTTCTCTGTTTTTGGCTCCTGGGCTTTTTCCGTAGTCGCTTTTTTATTTAATGACGGCAATTCGCCACCGCGACGAATCCAGTCTGCATAGCCGCCAACGTATTCATTCACAACGCCATTGCCTTCAAATACAACGCAACTGGTAACCACGTTGTCGAGAAACTCCCGGTCGTGGCTCACCAGCAAAATTGTGCCGTCGAAATCCATTAGAATTTCTTCCAGCAGTTCCAGTGTTTCCATATCCAGGTCGTTGGTAGGCTCGTCGAGTACCAATACATTGGCGGGTTTGCTGAACAGGCGCGCGAGAATCAGTCGGTTCTGCTCACCGCCGGACAGAGCGCCGACTGGCTGGCGGCAGCGATCCGGTGTAAACAGGAAGTCTTGCAGATAACTGATTACATGGCGGTCCTTGCCGTTGATGGTGATAAATTCCCGGCCTTCGGCCATGTTGTCGATCACGGTTTTATCTGGGTCAAGCTGGTTGCGCAGCTGATCGAAATAGGCGATTTGCAGTTTGGTGCCGAGTTTTACACTGCCCTGATCCGGTTCCAGTTCACCCAGCAGCATTCGCAGTAGAGTGGTTTTACCCATACCGTTGGCGCCGATAAAGCCGATGCGGTCACCGCGTAGAATTTTGGTGCTGAAATTTTTGCAGATGGTCTGGCCGTCGTAAATTTTGCTCAGGCCATCCGCTTCAACAACGATCTTTCCAGACACGCTGGCGGTTTCCATGGCAAAGCTGGCGTTGCCCTGACGCTCGCGGCGATCGGCGCGTTCTTCGCGCATTTTTTTCAGGTCGCGTACACGGCCTTCGTTGCGAGTGCGGCGCGCTTTAATACCCTGGCGAATCCAGACTTCTTCCTGGGCGAGCTTTTTATCGAACAGCTCGTTGGCGCGTTCTTCGGCGGCCAACTGCTCGGCCTGGAATTTCAGAAAACCCTGATAGTCACCGTCCCAGCAGCGCAACTTGCCGCGGTCAATCTCGATAATGGAGGTGGCCATGCGCTGCAAAAAGGCGCGGTCGTGGGTAATAACCAGCAGTGCGCCGCGGAAGTTTTCCAGCTGTTTTTCCAGCCAGTTGATGGTTGGAATGTCGAGGTGGTTAGTGGGCTCGTCCAGCAGAAGAATATCTGGCTCACTGACCAATGTGCGCGCTACAGCGACACGGCGGCGCCATCCACCAGACAGGGATTTCATAGGCGTGTCGGCGGGCAGTGACAGAGTTTCGATAATGGCGTCGATCTTCTGGCCAAACAGCCAGCCGTCTTTGGCCTCGATTTTTTCCTGCACCCGCGCTAGCTGGGTCAGGCCTGCTTCGTCGTGTGCTTCCATGGAGAGGTGGTGGAACTGCTTCAACAGCTCACCGACTTCAGCAAGGCCGGAAGCCACCACATCGTAAACAGTGGACTCGTCCGCAGCTGGCAGTTCCTGATTCAGGTAAGTCACTACGGTGCCAGGACGCAGCCAGAATTCGCCGCTATCAGCCGGAAACTGGCCATCCAGCAGCTTCATAAATGTAGACTTGCCAGCGCCATTGCGCCCCAGAATACCGATGCGCTCGCCGCGATGGATAGTGAGATCCACGTGATCCAGCAGAATGTGATTGCCAAAAGCCAGGGAGAGGTCGGTAAGTTGCAGCAGGGGCATGGTCAAGGTCTACAGCGAATGTTGAATGAGGGCGGCATTATTTCATATTTTGGGGTTGTCGAGTGAGATACGCCAAAGTCATTTAGTGTGAACAGGCCCTAGACCCCGCTCTTTCCCTGACCTGACAGGCCACTCCTCATATAACTGACAAATCGTCGTGACCTGTCAGGTCAGGGAAAGAGCTACTCAGGATGATAGATGGTGTGTGGAAAACACATTTTCAAACGGTGCGCACAGCGCACCCTACGTTGACCAGGGCCTGCTTGGGGTTTGCACCCAAGTGAGCCCTTGCCCAACCGGAACAGGTTTGCCCGATTTGTGGGTATATGAGGGCAGGCCTGTTCCGGTTGGGTAAGGGCGGGTGCTTGGCACTTAAAGGATTTTATATAAACAAAACCTGAAAGCGGAGATAGTCGCATTGGCACTCAAAGCGCGATGTGTGTTTGCCCTCACTGTGCTCAGGATGACAGCAAG is a window from the Porticoccaceae bacterium LTM1 genome containing:
- a CDS encoding VF530 family protein, whose protein sequence is MSQANNALHGITLEKLLNELVAHYGWEELGARINIRCFTHDPSIKSSLKFLRKTPWAREKVERLYVALKAKSSPSVNQDIWKS
- a CDS encoding GFA family protein codes for the protein MYEGTITGACLCGAVKFKFQTPSIWCAHCHCTLCQRAHGAAFVTWVGIEDKTLTFIANDTLTWYSSSSDSQRGFCSTCGSTLFFRSERWPGQMHIARANLEGKLDREPSGHAHWGTHVDWFQVGDNLPHL
- a CDS encoding GNAT family N-acetyltransferase yields the protein MNSFFKANFESASNQTVIAERAPLPSELRQSRLPRAVRTAWDTEAPLVASILGAALRNDPVMKWVMNDPKEVWNYFYWMHQKLFAQYDLVHMSRDGKGAAMWLPPMTTEQPVNLVKLFGLSLTILKTGGYQGFKHYLSIRKSFEQHHPHEPHYYLHAIGVRPDFRGRGIGSLLLQEVIERSDRERVKIYTENTCERSLPFLQRHGFRVIAKESLPDGGPTVWFMERLPKHH
- a CDS encoding CGNR zinc finger domain-containing protein, with the protein product MSVRGIDHLKLVGGNLALDFTNTVHDRAYEKENDELQSFGCLVEWTQKAGAINEKTANALKKIEKQDPQDAEETLQRAREFRRLLYKVFLSFANGDDPDQQCLDKLRDSWLDAMKNASLSHADSGCCWVFNATPDSLDSILAPIAYSAIRLITGPDIRRVRMCGANDCTWMFVDSSKNRSRRWCQMEVCGNRAKAKRHYHKSC
- a CDS encoding ATP-binding cassette domain-containing protein, coding for MPLLQLTDLSLAFGNHILLDHVDLTIHRGERIGILGRNGAGKSTFMKLLDGQFPADSGEFWLRPGTVVTYLNQELPAADESTVYDVVASGLAEVGELLKQFHHLSMEAHDEAGLTQLARVQEKIEAKDGWLFGQKIDAIIETLSLPADTPMKSLSGGWRRRVAVARTLVSEPDILLLDEPTNHLDIPTINWLEKQLENFRGALLVITHDRAFLQRMATSIIEIDRGKLRCWDGDYQGFLKFQAEQLAAEERANELFDKKLAQEEVWIRQGIKARRTRNEGRVRDLKKMREERADRRERQGNASFAMETASVSGKIVVEADGLSKIYDGQTICKNFSTKILRGDRIGFIGANGMGKTTLLRMLLGELEPDQGSVKLGTKLQIAYFDQLRNQLDPDKTVIDNMAEGREFITINGKDRHVISYLQDFLFTPDRCRQPVGALSGGEQNRLILARLFSKPANVLVLDEPTNDLDMETLELLEEILMDFDGTILLVSHDREFLDNVVTSCVVFEGNGVVNEYVGGYADWIRRGGELPSLNKKATTEKAQEPKTEKKAELKPAAQPAPKKKKLSYKYQLELDQLPAKIEALESRVEELTAQTSNPEFYSLPLDQTQPILDTLSKAQEELDTAIERWAELEEMGE